From the genome of Lacibacter sp. H407, one region includes:
- a CDS encoding glycosyltransferase family 9 protein produces the protein MKFLIIRFSSIGDIVLTTPVVRCLKQQVPDAEVHYLTKFSFHKVIASNPYVDKFHYLNNDWDLLLHQLKEEKFDYIIDLHRNIRTLKIKKELKVKSFSFDKLNVQKWLLTNLKINRMPAVHIVDRCFDTVKSFGVKNDGKGLDYFIPGDEETKQEDLPHAHALGYIGLVIGAAHATKKLPVHQLQKLCAALQHPIVLLGGPDDKAAGDEIAAIDDIKIYNACGKFSINESADLVRKAKLIISHDTGLMHIAAALKKPVISVWGNTVPAFGMTPYYGNNPVTTAQFQVNDLGCRPCSKIGHDACPKKHFKCMELQDVESIAATAQAWAKELR, from the coding sequence ATGAAATTTCTAATCATCCGATTCAGTTCCATCGGCGATATTGTGTTAACCACACCGGTAGTTCGTTGTTTAAAACAACAGGTGCCCGATGCTGAAGTACATTATCTCACCAAGTTTAGTTTTCACAAAGTCATTGCGTCGAATCCCTACGTCGATAAGTTTCATTATCTCAATAACGATTGGGATCTGCTGCTGCATCAATTAAAGGAAGAGAAGTTCGATTATATCATTGATCTGCATCGTAACATTCGAACTTTAAAGATCAAGAAAGAACTGAAAGTAAAATCGTTTTCGTTTGATAAACTGAATGTACAGAAATGGTTATTGACGAATTTAAAGATCAACCGTATGCCGGCGGTTCATATTGTTGACAGATGTTTTGATACGGTAAAATCATTCGGCGTAAAAAATGATGGAAAGGGATTAGATTATTTTATACCAGGCGATGAAGAAACCAAACAGGAAGATCTGCCACATGCACATGCGTTGGGATACATTGGTTTGGTAATTGGTGCAGCACATGCAACCAAAAAATTACCGGTACATCAATTACAAAAATTATGCGCCGCTTTGCAGCATCCAATTGTGTTGCTGGGCGGACCAGACGATAAAGCAGCTGGCGATGAAATTGCAGCGATCGACGACATAAAAATTTACAACGCCTGCGGTAAATTTTCGATCAACGAAAGTGCTGATCTTGTACGTAAAGCAAAACTCATCATCAGTCATGATACCGGGCTGATGCATATTGCTGCCGCATTGAAGAAACCCGTTATCAGCGTTTGGGGAAATACTGTTCCGGCATTTGGTATGACGCCTTATTATGGAAACAATCCGGTTACAACTGCTCAATTCCAGGTAAACGATCTTGGTTGCCGGCCTTGCTCAAAAATTGGTCATGATGCCTGCCCGAAAAAACATTTCAAGTGTATGGAGCTGCAGGATGTTGAATCGATCGCTGCAACTGCACAGGCGTGGGCAAAGGAATTACGTTGA